A window from Pseudomonas kribbensis encodes these proteins:
- a CDS encoding NUDIX hydrolase, giving the protein MFSPSFCPKCGGADLGQQVPPGDTHERLMCRGCGYIHYVNPKIIAGCIIEQDGKYLLCQRAIPPRPGTWTLPAGFMESGETTEQAALREVWEESGVRAEIVSPYSIFSVPKISEVYIIFRALALEITGQYGPETRDCKFFAPEDIPWEQIYYPAIRQILERYIEERQAGVYGMYMGNDDSGKIHFMR; this is encoded by the coding sequence ATGTTCAGCCCGAGCTTTTGCCCGAAATGCGGTGGCGCCGACCTCGGTCAGCAAGTGCCGCCGGGCGATACGCACGAGCGCCTGATGTGCCGCGGCTGCGGCTACATCCACTATGTGAACCCGAAAATCATCGCCGGCTGCATCATCGAGCAGGACGGCAAATACCTCTTGTGCCAACGGGCGATTCCCCCGCGCCCGGGCACCTGGACCCTGCCCGCCGGTTTCATGGAAAGCGGCGAAACCACCGAACAGGCTGCCCTGCGCGAAGTCTGGGAAGAAAGCGGCGTACGCGCGGAAATCGTCTCGCCGTACTCGATCTTCAGCGTGCCGAAGATCAGCGAGGTCTACATCATCTTCCGCGCCCTCGCACTGGAAATCACCGGCCAGTACGGCCCGGAAACCCGGGACTGCAAATTCTTCGCCCCCGAAGACATCCCGTGGGAGCAGATCTACTACCCGGCAATCCGGCAGATCCTCGAACGCTACATCGAGGAACGCCAGGCCGGGGTGTATGGCATGTACATGGGCAATGACGACAGCGGCAAGATTCATTTCATGCGTTGA
- a CDS encoding amino acid synthesis family protein, translating to MSFEIRKIVSYVEETFIEGGKASDTPVTMVGLAVVMKNPWVGNGFVEDLKPQIRANCSDLGAMMVERLVGIIGGAEKIEAYGKAAVVGADGEIEHASAVIHTLRFGNHYREAVKAKSYLSFTNKRGGPGTSIQIPMMHKDDEGLRSHYITLEMQIEDAPRADEIVVVLGCADGGRLHPRIGNRYIDLEELAAEKAQ from the coding sequence ATGAGTTTCGAAATTCGCAAGATCGTCAGCTATGTCGAAGAGACCTTCATTGAAGGCGGCAAGGCTTCCGACACCCCGGTGACCATGGTGGGCCTGGCCGTCGTGATGAAAAACCCGTGGGTCGGCAACGGCTTTGTTGAAGACCTCAAGCCGCAGATCCGTGCCAACTGCTCCGACCTCGGCGCGATGATGGTCGAGCGTCTGGTAGGCATCATCGGCGGCGCCGAGAAGATCGAGGCTTACGGCAAGGCTGCGGTGGTCGGTGCCGATGGCGAGATCGAACACGCCTCGGCGGTGATCCACACCCTGCGCTTCGGCAACCACTACCGCGAAGCGGTCAAGGCCAAGAGCTACCTGAGCTTCACCAACAAGCGCGGCGGTCCGGGCACTTCGATCCAGATCCCGATGATGCACAAGGACGACGAAGGCCTGCGCTCGCACTACATCACCCTGGAAATGCAGATCGAAGACGCCCCGCGCGCCGACGAAATCGTCGTGGTGCTCGGTTGCGCCGACGGTGGTCGCCTGCACCCGCGCATCGGTAACCGCTACATCGATCTGGAAGAACTGGCCGCCGAAAAAGCCCAGTAA
- a CDS encoding alpha/beta fold hydrolase — protein sequence MIRPTAELTPAGTSYLATGQGHPVVLIHGVGLNKEMWGGQIVGLATQYRVIAYDMLGHGASPRPASGTALLGYADQLLELLDHLQLPLASVIGFSMGGLVARAFALHYPERLKSLVVLNSVFNRSEEQRAGVIARTAQAAEHGPDANAEAALSRWFSREYQAANPAQIAAIRQTLAGNDPQGYLTTYELFATQDMYRADDLGSIQAPTLIATGELDPGSTPEMAEQLAARIPGAKVAVLPEQRHMMPVESPRLVNQTLLEFLETAHARQNHIKGIVA from the coding sequence ATGATTCGGCCTACCGCTGAACTCACCCCGGCCGGCACCAGTTATCTGGCGACCGGCCAGGGCCACCCCGTGGTGTTGATCCACGGCGTGGGCCTGAACAAAGAAATGTGGGGCGGCCAGATCGTTGGCCTGGCCACGCAATACCGGGTGATCGCCTACGACATGCTCGGCCATGGCGCCAGCCCGCGTCCGGCCAGCGGCACCGCCCTGCTCGGTTATGCCGATCAGTTGCTGGAGCTGCTCGACCACCTGCAATTGCCGCTGGCATCGGTGATCGGTTTTTCCATGGGCGGTCTGGTGGCGCGGGCGTTTGCCCTGCATTACCCGGAGCGCCTGAAAAGCCTGGTGGTGCTCAACAGCGTGTTCAACCGCAGCGAAGAGCAGCGCGCCGGCGTCATCGCCCGCACCGCCCAAGCCGCCGAACACGGGCCGGATGCGAATGCCGAAGCGGCGCTGTCGCGCTGGTTCAGTCGTGAATATCAGGCGGCCAACCCGGCGCAGATCGCCGCGATCCGCCAGACCCTCGCCGGCAATGACCCGCAGGGTTACCTGACCACCTACGAATTGTTCGCCACCCAGGACATGTACCGCGCCGACGACCTGGGCAGCATCCAGGCGCCGACGCTGATCGCCACCGGCGAGCTGGACCCCGGATCGACCCCGGAAATGGCCGAGCAACTGGCCGCGCGCATTCCCGGCGCGAAGGTTGCCGTGCTGCCCGAGCAACGGCATATGATGCCGGTAGAGTCGCCTCGGCTGGTGAACCAGACGCTGCTGGAATTTCTCGAAACCGCACACGCCCGACAAAACCATATAAAGGGGATCGTTGCATGA
- a CDS encoding WD40/YVTN/BNR-like repeat-containing protein, protein MSRCRPPAFRNTALLATALSLLGFATLSVPVLAAEAPADVVYAIESAKAPKSLMLDVVHAGSRLVAVGDRGHILYSDDQGKSWTQAKVPSRQLLTAVYFVDDKHGWAVGHDAQILASEDGGQTWTKQFEDLKRESPLLDLWFKDVNNGLAVGAYGALLETTDGGKNWQDVSDRLDNQDQFHLNAIAAVKDAGLFIVGEQGAMFRSADWGQTWEKIEGPYQGSLFGVIGTAQPSTLLAYGLRGNLYRSTDFGSTWQQVELKAARGALEFGLSGATRLDDGSIIIVGNGGTVISSSDNGETFSVFNRPDRISLSSVTAAGNGNLILSGQGGVHTTTPNGTELGK, encoded by the coding sequence ATGAGTCGTTGCCGCCCGCCGGCGTTTCGCAACACCGCGTTGCTGGCCACAGCACTCTCTCTGCTGGGCTTTGCCACCTTGTCGGTGCCCGTACTGGCTGCCGAAGCGCCCGCCGACGTGGTCTACGCCATCGAATCGGCCAAGGCCCCGAAAAGCCTGATGCTCGATGTCGTTCACGCCGGTTCACGGCTGGTGGCGGTCGGGGATCGCGGGCACATTCTCTACTCCGACGACCAGGGCAAGTCCTGGACCCAGGCCAAGGTGCCGAGCCGGCAGTTGCTGACGGCTGTGTATTTCGTCGATGACAAACACGGCTGGGCCGTCGGCCATGACGCGCAGATCCTCGCCAGTGAAGACGGCGGCCAGACCTGGACCAAACAGTTCGAAGACCTCAAGCGCGAATCGCCGCTGCTCGACCTCTGGTTCAAGGACGTCAACAACGGCCTGGCCGTAGGTGCCTACGGCGCATTGCTGGAAACCACCGACGGCGGCAAAAACTGGCAAGACGTCAGCGACCGCCTCGACAACCAGGACCAGTTCCACCTCAACGCCATTGCCGCCGTCAAGGACGCCGGGCTGTTCATCGTGGGCGAGCAGGGCGCGATGTTCCGTTCCGCCGACTGGGGCCAGACCTGGGAAAAAATCGAAGGCCCTTATCAAGGCTCGCTGTTCGGTGTGATCGGCACGGCCCAGCCTTCCACGCTGCTGGCCTACGGGCTGCGCGGCAACCTCTACCGCTCCACCGATTTCGGCAGCACCTGGCAACAGGTTGAACTCAAGGCTGCACGCGGTGCGCTGGAGTTCGGCCTTTCCGGAGCGACGCGGCTCGACGACGGCTCCATCATCATCGTCGGTAACGGCGGCACGGTGATCAGCAGCAGTGACAACGGTGAAACCTTCAGCGTGTTCAACCGCCCGGATCGCATCTCGCTGTCGTCGGTCACCGCCGCCGGCAACGGCAACCTGATCCTGAGCGGGCAGGGTGGCGTCCACACCACCACGCCCAACGGCACCGAGCTGGGCAAATGA
- a CDS encoding carboxymuconolactone decarboxylase family protein: protein MSNEKYEQGLKIRTQVLGEAYVQRSIENADDFTRPLQEMVTEYCWGHVWGREGLSLKERSMINLAMISALNRPHELKLHVRGALRNGLSREQIREILLQVGIYCGVPAAVDSFRLAREAFAEADAEASS, encoded by the coding sequence ATGAGCAACGAAAAGTATGAGCAAGGCCTGAAGATCCGCACCCAGGTGCTGGGCGAAGCCTATGTGCAGCGCTCGATCGAGAACGCCGACGACTTCACCCGCCCGCTGCAGGAAATGGTCACCGAATACTGCTGGGGCCACGTCTGGGGACGCGAGGGTCTGTCACTCAAAGAGCGCAGCATGATCAACCTGGCGATGATCTCCGCGCTGAACCGCCCGCACGAACTCAAGCTGCATGTGCGCGGCGCCTTGCGTAACGGCCTGAGTCGTGAGCAAATACGCGAAATTCTGCTTCAGGTCGGTATTTATTGCGGCGTCCCGGCAGCCGTGGACAGTTTCCGGCTCGCCCGTGAAGCCTTCGCCGAAGCCGACGCCGAGGCCTCCAGTTAA
- a CDS encoding GntR family transcriptional regulator gives MKRLPLDDSFKVNRNPVTLREIVLDKLRSAIMNFQLLPGDRLVERDLCDRLGVSRTSVREALRHLESEGLVEFADAKGPRVAIITLADAVDIYELRCVLEGLIVQLFTLRAKAKDIKALEKALDENRKALKDGELQQVIDSVQGFYDVLLEGSGNHVAATQLRQLQARISYLRATSVSQENRRGASNQEMEKMVEAIKSGDALAAHQACVDHVRAAAAVALDYLKRKQEETGATPAITLPIALKEPRIGH, from the coding sequence ATGAAACGCCTGCCACTCGACGACAGCTTCAAGGTCAATCGCAACCCCGTCACCCTGCGCGAAATCGTGCTGGATAAACTGCGAAGCGCCATCATGAACTTCCAGCTGCTGCCGGGCGATCGCCTGGTGGAGCGCGATCTGTGCGATCGCCTGGGCGTGAGCCGTACGTCGGTGCGCGAAGCCTTGCGTCACCTGGAATCCGAAGGCCTGGTGGAGTTCGCCGACGCCAAGGGCCCGCGCGTGGCGATCATCACCCTCGCCGATGCCGTCGACATCTATGAGCTGCGCTGCGTGCTCGAAGGCCTGATCGTCCAGTTGTTCACCCTGCGCGCCAAGGCCAAGGACATCAAGGCCCTGGAAAAAGCCCTCGACGAGAACCGCAAGGCACTCAAGGACGGCGAGCTGCAGCAGGTGATCGACTCGGTGCAGGGTTTCTACGACGTGCTGCTGGAAGGCTCCGGCAACCATGTCGCGGCCACACAGTTGCGTCAGTTGCAGGCGCGCATCAGCTACCTGCGGGCGACCTCGGTGTCCCAGGAAAACCGTCGCGGCGCGAGCAACCAGGAAATGGAAAAAATGGTCGAGGCGATCAAGAGCGGCGATGCGCTGGCGGCGCATCAGGCGTGCGTCGATCACGTCCGCGCTGCGGCTGCCGTGGCCCTCGATTATCTGAAGCGCAAACAGGAAGAGACCGGCGCCACACCGGCGATCACCCTGCCCATCGCGCTGAAAGAACCACGCATAGGTCACTGA
- a CDS encoding efflux RND transporter permease subunit codes for MTSLSTHHQDKATFLERLIFNNRPAVIVICLLVSIFLFWQATLIRPSTSFEKMIPLKHPFIEKMMEHRNDLTNLGNTVRISVEAKDGDIFSKEYMETLRQINDEVFYISGVDRSGLKSLWSPSVRWTEVTEEGFAGGEVIPQSYDGSQDSLDMLRNNVLKSGQVGRLVANDFKSSIVDIPLLESYPDPQDQGKLLALDYRQFSHELEDKIRNKFEAQNPNVKIHIVGFAKKVGDLIDGLVMVVMFFGIAFVITLILLLWFTNCLRSTVAVLSTTLVAVVWQLGLMHFFGFGLDPYSMLVPFLIFAIGISHGVQKINGIALQSSEADNALTAARRTFRQLFLPGMIAILADAVGFITLLIIDIGVIRELAIGASIGVAVIVFTNLILLPVAISYVGISKRAIAKSKKDANREHPFWRLLSNFASPKVAPVSIALALIAFGGGLWYSQNLKIGDLDQGAPELRPDSRYNKDNNFIINNYSTSSDVLVVMVKTKSEGCSRYEAMAPIDELMWKMQNTEGVQSAISLVTVSKQMIKGMNEGNLKWETLSRNPDVLNNSIARADGLYNNSCSLAPVLVFLNDHKAETLDRAVKAVQEFAKDNNKDGLEFILAAGNAGIEAATNEVIKQAELTILILVYICVAVMCMITFRSWAATLCIVLPLVLTSVLGNALMAFMGIGVKVATLPVVALGVGIGVDYGIYIYSRLESFLRAGLPLQEAYYQTLKSTGKAVLFTGLCLAIGVCTWIFSAIKFQADMGLMLTFMLLWNMFGALWLLPALAKFLIKPEKLAGQKGNSLFAH; via the coding sequence ATGACTTCCTTGAGCACTCATCATCAGGACAAGGCGACGTTCCTCGAACGCCTGATCTTCAACAACCGCCCGGCAGTGATCGTGATCTGCCTACTGGTCAGTATTTTCCTGTTCTGGCAGGCCACGCTGATCCGGCCGTCTACCAGCTTCGAAAAAATGATCCCGCTCAAGCATCCGTTCATCGAGAAGATGATGGAGCACCGCAACGATCTGACGAACCTGGGCAACACCGTACGCATTTCGGTGGAAGCCAAGGACGGTGACATCTTCTCCAAGGAGTACATGGAGACCCTGCGCCAGATCAACGACGAGGTGTTCTACATCTCCGGCGTCGACCGTTCCGGCCTGAAGTCGCTGTGGAGCCCGAGTGTGCGCTGGACCGAAGTGACCGAGGAAGGTTTTGCCGGCGGTGAAGTGATCCCGCAGAGCTACGACGGCTCCCAGGACAGCCTCGACATGCTGCGCAATAACGTGCTCAAGTCGGGTCAGGTCGGGCGTCTGGTGGCCAACGACTTCAAGTCGAGCATCGTCGACATCCCGCTGCTGGAGTCCTACCCGGACCCGCAGGACCAGGGCAAGTTGCTGGCGCTGGACTACCGCCAGTTCTCCCATGAACTGGAAGACAAGATCCGCAACAAGTTCGAAGCGCAGAACCCCAACGTCAAGATCCACATCGTCGGTTTCGCCAAGAAGGTCGGTGACCTGATCGACGGACTGGTGATGGTGGTGATGTTCTTCGGCATTGCCTTCGTCATCACCCTGATTCTGCTTCTGTGGTTCACCAACTGCCTGCGCAGCACCGTGGCGGTGTTGAGCACCACGCTGGTGGCGGTGGTCTGGCAACTGGGGTTGATGCACTTCTTCGGTTTCGGCCTCGATCCGTATTCGATGCTGGTGCCGTTCCTGATCTTTGCCATCGGGATTTCCCATGGCGTGCAGAAGATCAACGGTATCGCCCTGCAATCGAGCGAGGCGGACAACGCCCTGACCGCCGCGCGGCGCACCTTCCGCCAACTGTTCCTGCCGGGGATGATCGCGATTCTCGCGGACGCGGTGGGCTTCATCACGCTGCTGATCATCGACATCGGCGTGATCCGTGAACTGGCCATCGGCGCGTCCATCGGCGTGGCGGTGATCGTGTTCACCAACCTGATCCTGCTGCCGGTGGCGATTTCCTATGTCGGCATCAGCAAGCGCGCCATCGCCAAGAGCAAGAAGGACGCGAACCGCGAACATCCGTTCTGGCGCCTGCTGTCGAATTTCGCCAGCCCGAAAGTCGCACCGGTGTCCATCGCGCTGGCCCTGATCGCCTTCGGTGGCGGCCTCTGGTACAGCCAGAACCTGAAGATCGGCGACCTCGACCAGGGCGCGCCGGAACTGCGTCCGGACTCGCGCTACAACAAGGACAACAACTTCATCATCAACAACTACTCCACCAGCTCCGACGTACTGGTGGTGATGGTCAAGACCAAGTCCGAAGGCTGCTCGCGCTATGAAGCGATGGCGCCGATCGATGAGCTGATGTGGAAGATGCAGAACACCGAGGGAGTGCAGTCGGCGATCTCGCTGGTGACCGTGTCCAAGCAGATGATCAAGGGCATGAACGAGGGCAACCTGAAATGGGAAACCCTGTCGCGCAACCCGGACGTGCTGAACAACTCCATCGCCCGTGCCGACGGCCTGTACAACAACAGTTGCTCGCTGGCGCCGGTGCTGGTGTTCCTCAACGACCACAAGGCTGAAACCCTCGACCGTGCGGTGAAAGCCGTGCAGGAATTCGCCAAGGACAACAACAAGGACGGTCTGGAATTCATCCTTGCGGCCGGTAACGCCGGGATCGAAGCGGCTACCAACGAAGTCATCAAGCAGGCTGAACTGACCATCCTGATTCTGGTGTACATCTGCGTGGCGGTGATGTGCATGATCACCTTCCGCTCCTGGGCGGCGACCCTGTGCATCGTGCTGCCGCTGGTGCTGACCTCGGTGCTGGGCAACGCGCTGATGGCATTCATGGGCATCGGCGTCAAGGTCGCGACGCTGCCGGTGGTGGCGCTGGGTGTGGGGATCGGCGTGGACTACGGCATCTACATCTACAGCCGCCTGGAAAGTTTCCTGCGTGCCGGCCTGCCGTTGCAGGAAGCCTATTACCAGACCCTGAAATCCACCGGCAAAGCGGTGCTGTTCACCGGTCTGTGCCTGGCCATCGGCGTGTGCACCTGGATCTTCTCGGCGATCAAGTTCCAGGCCGACATGGGCCTGATGCTGACCTTCATGCTGTTGTGGAACATGTTCGGTGCGCTGTGGCTGCTGCCGGCACTGGCGAAGTTCCTGATCAAGCCGGAGAAGCTGGCGGGGCAAAAGGGCAATTCGTTGTTTGCTCACTGA
- a CDS encoding FadR/GntR family transcriptional regulator: MDYRKPSDRKSMHSRIVQELGMQIVSGRFLPDDKLPAEALLCEEYAVSRPVLREATRVLVAKGLVYSKPRVGTVVKPRREWHMLDPDVLHWLMQSSPQNEFFNVLTSVRSIIEPAAAALAAQHATDADIAAIGEAYQRMEAAPTPEALLQPDLDFHSRIADATHNDLLANLCNMLSVAIAEALKHSNQRPNLHELALPRHKAILTAIENRDALGARHATLVQLDDARSALSVVLGTELS, translated from the coding sequence ATGGATTACCGCAAACCTTCCGACCGTAAAAGCATGCACTCGCGCATCGTTCAGGAACTGGGCATGCAGATCGTCTCCGGCCGTTTTCTGCCTGACGACAAACTGCCCGCCGAAGCCTTGCTCTGCGAGGAGTACGCGGTCAGCCGGCCGGTGTTGCGCGAAGCTACCCGAGTGCTGGTCGCCAAGGGCCTGGTGTATTCGAAACCGCGCGTCGGCACCGTGGTCAAGCCGCGCCGCGAATGGCACATGCTCGACCCGGACGTGCTGCACTGGCTGATGCAAAGCAGCCCGCAGAACGAGTTCTTCAATGTCCTGACCAGCGTGCGCAGCATCATCGAACCGGCCGCCGCCGCCCTCGCCGCCCAGCATGCGACCGATGCCGACATCGCAGCCATCGGCGAAGCCTACCAACGCATGGAAGCCGCACCGACCCCGGAAGCCTTGCTGCAACCGGATCTGGATTTCCACAGCCGCATCGCCGATGCGACCCATAACGACTTGCTGGCGAACCTGTGCAACATGCTGTCGGTGGCAATTGCCGAAGCGTTGAAGCATTCGAACCAGCGGCCGAATCTGCATGAACTGGCGTTGCCTCGGCACAAGGCGATTCTCACGGCCATCGAAAACCGTGATGCATTGGGGGCTCGGCATGCGACGTTGGTGCAGCTGGATGATGCGCGGAGTGCGCTGAGTGTTGTGCTCGGCACCGAGCTTTCCTGA
- a CDS encoding DUF1330 domain-containing protein: MKAYWIAHVDITDPDHYSQYTQRAPKAFAEFGAKFLARGGRSEAMEGRATPQRSVVIEFDSYEQAVACYRSAAYQEAKSYREEWARAEIVIVEGMAP, translated from the coding sequence ATGAAGGCGTACTGGATTGCTCACGTGGACATCACCGATCCCGATCACTACAGCCAATACACCCAGCGCGCGCCGAAGGCGTTCGCCGAGTTCGGCGCGAAGTTCTTGGCCAGAGGCGGGCGCAGCGAAGCGATGGAAGGCAGGGCGACGCCGCAGCGCAGCGTGGTGATTGAATTCGACAGCTACGAGCAGGCGGTGGCGTGCTACCGCTCGGCGGCGTATCAGGAAGCGAAGAGCTATCGCGAGGAGTGGGCGAGGGCGGAGATCGTTATTGTGGAGGGGATGGCGCCGTAA
- a CDS encoding flavin reductase family protein has translation MIEPGIYKDVMSSFPSGVTVVTTLDPDGGIVGITASAFSALSIDPALVLFCPNYASDTYPVLRDSKRFAIHLLSADQTAEAYAFAGKGKDKANGIDWHLSELGNPILAKATAIIECELWREYDGGDHAIIVGAVKNLILPAQPVTPMIYHKGKLGALPTLG, from the coding sequence ATGATCGAACCCGGCATTTACAAAGACGTCATGAGCTCGTTTCCGTCCGGAGTCACGGTGGTCACCACCCTCGACCCGGACGGGGGCATCGTCGGCATCACCGCCAGCGCCTTCAGTGCGCTGTCGATTGATCCGGCGCTGGTGCTGTTCTGCCCCAACTACGCCTCCGACACCTACCCGGTGCTACGCGACAGCAAGCGTTTCGCGATCCATTTGCTGTCCGCCGACCAGACCGCCGAGGCCTACGCCTTCGCCGGCAAAGGCAAGGACAAGGCCAACGGCATCGACTGGCACCTGAGCGAACTGGGTAACCCGATCCTCGCCAAGGCCACGGCGATCATCGAGTGCGAACTGTGGCGCGAATACGACGGTGGCGATCACGCGATCATTGTCGGCGCGGTGAAGAACCTGATCCTGCCGGCGCAACCGGTGACGCCAATGATCTATCACAAGGGCAAGCTCGGCGCCTTGCCGACACTGGGCTGA
- a CDS encoding aldehyde dehydrogenase, giving the protein MTLARFQMCIGGEWVDALSGKTFESLNPALAEPWAVLPDADEADVERAVQAAQTAFDSPAWRGLTATARGKLLRRLGDLIAENKEQLAQLESRDNGKLIRETRGQVGYLPEFFHYTAGLADKLEGGTLPLDKPDLFAYTVHEAMGVVAAIIPWNSPLYLTAIKLAPALAAGNTIVIKPSEHASATILELARLALEAGIPPGVVNVVTGYGPSTGAALTRHPLIRKIAFTGGAATARHVVRSSAENFAKLSLELGGKSPNIIFADADLDSAINGAIAGIYAASGQSCVSGSRLLVQDEIYDEFVSRLVERAQRIRIGSPQDDNSEMGPMATAQQLAVVEGLVADAIAEGARLRLGGKRPSGVGDGWFYEPTLFECDRNSMKIMQEEVFGPVASVIRFKDEAEALAIANDSQFGLAAGIWTRDLGRAHRLARDVRSGIIWVNTYRAVSAMAPIGGFKNSGYGRESGIDSVLAYTELKTVWINLSQAPMPDPFVMR; this is encoded by the coding sequence ATGACACTCGCACGCTTCCAGATGTGCATCGGCGGAGAATGGGTCGACGCCCTCTCCGGCAAGACTTTCGAAAGCCTCAACCCGGCGCTGGCCGAGCCTTGGGCCGTATTGCCCGACGCCGATGAAGCCGATGTCGAACGCGCCGTGCAAGCCGCGCAAACCGCCTTCGACAGCCCGGCATGGCGCGGCCTGACCGCCACCGCGCGCGGCAAACTGCTGCGTCGCCTCGGTGACCTGATCGCCGAAAACAAGGAACAACTGGCGCAGCTGGAAAGCCGCGACAACGGCAAACTGATCCGCGAGACCCGGGGTCAGGTCGGTTATCTGCCGGAGTTTTTCCACTACACCGCCGGCCTTGCCGACAAGCTCGAAGGCGGCACCCTGCCGCTGGACAAGCCCGATCTGTTTGCCTACACCGTGCACGAAGCCATGGGTGTGGTCGCCGCGATCATTCCGTGGAACAGCCCGCTTTATCTGACTGCGATCAAACTGGCGCCAGCCCTGGCCGCCGGCAACACCATCGTGATCAAGCCGTCCGAGCACGCCTCGGCGACCATTCTGGAACTGGCGCGCCTGGCCCTCGAAGCCGGAATTCCGCCGGGCGTGGTCAACGTCGTCACCGGTTACGGCCCAAGCACGGGCGCCGCCCTCACCCGTCATCCATTGATCCGCAAGATCGCCTTCACCGGCGGCGCGGCCACGGCCCGGCATGTGGTGCGCAGCAGCGCCGAGAACTTCGCCAAGCTGTCGCTGGAACTGGGCGGCAAGTCGCCGAACATCATTTTTGCCGACGCCGATCTCGACAGCGCGATCAACGGCGCCATCGCCGGGATTTACGCGGCGTCCGGCCAGAGTTGTGTATCCGGTTCGCGGCTGCTGGTGCAGGATGAGATCTACGACGAGTTCGTCAGCCGACTGGTGGAGCGTGCCCAGCGCATCCGCATCGGCAGTCCGCAGGACGACAACAGCGAAATGGGCCCGATGGCCACCGCGCAGCAACTGGCGGTAGTCGAAGGTCTGGTGGCCGACGCCATCGCCGAAGGCGCGCGTCTGCGCCTGGGCGGCAAGCGGCCGAGCGGCGTGGGTGACGGCTGGTTCTATGAACCGACGCTGTTCGAGTGCGACCGCAACTCGATGAAGATCATGCAGGAAGAAGTTTTCGGTCCGGTGGCTTCGGTCATCCGCTTCAAGGACGAAGCCGAAGCGCTGGCGATTGCCAACGACTCACAGTTCGGCCTTGCCGCCGGCATCTGGACCCGAGACCTGGGCCGCGCCCATCGCCTGGCCCGGGACGTGCGCTCGGGGATCATCTGGGTCAACACCTACCGCGCAGTGTCGGCGATGGCACCGATCGGCGGCTTCAAGAACAGTGGCTATGGACGCGAAAGCGGCATCGATTCGGTGCTGGCCTACACCGAACTGAAAACGGTGTGGATCAACCTCTCTCAGGCGCCGATGCCTGATCCGTTTGTGATGCGCTAG